The Carassius carassius chromosome 32, fCarCar2.1, whole genome shotgun sequence DNA window TCCTCAGACAAGCCTCTCTAACTCACAGTTCTGAAGGAACACTCAGCTCGGTAAGTAAAACAGCACTGAGAGAAACAAGTATATGTCATTTTTCAGCTGTTTTTTAAATGCAGGTGCCTGAGTGGCATAAAAGGAGGGGAAATATCATATCTGTGCTAGTTTTGTTCATGAGGATGACGATGGTGGGATGTGATTTGGTGCATCATCAGgccgtttttttttattattattatatccatttaaaacatttgaagACTTAAACATGTAGTCTGCATcatgtcagtgttattttattagtatcatacttttataaattattatttttactaatatgttgaataagttatttttttatctatttatttaaatatgcctGTATTTTTTCTgctcattattttcatttttttgtttgttttattttatttattttattacagtttgactaaatgaaaatgagaaatgttatctcaaagttatgatttttttttttagttttattttagttatctCTAATACATCTCTATTATTTAATGTAACACGTGTATTTATGGATTTagctttagttaactataataaccctgcattattttttcctctgttttGCAGGTGCTGTGATTTTGTCTCCATTCTGAGGGTTCTGTGTGTACTCTAAACTAGGGATTTCTCCCATTCTTTAACCTGCATTCACACAGCCATGGGAGGGCAGAGTCTACTCTTCATCTTttccctcatcttcctcatcccgTCATTCTCTGAGGCAAAAAAGAAGTCCAAGCAGCCATCAGATGCAGTGACTGGATCAGAGAGTAAGGCAGTAAATCCCGCGCTGGGGTCAGGTCAACTAAGCACTAAGGATGGGCACCGCTGCACCTGGGAGACGCTAGAGAGAGGAGCTAACATCCTGCTCCAGGTGAGTTGCACCGTCCCAAATGAGGAGGGGCTCGGACCTCACTACACATGCCAGTTTGCAGGAAAACCTCAGGAATGCTCCGTCTACAGCACTCAGTCCTCCCAGTACTGGAAACAGGTGGTGAGCAAACTGAAGAAACGAAAGAATGCTTGTGAGGGGGAGAAAGTCCTGAAAACACGCCTGTGTAAAAAAGCACCCAGTGCATCTCACATGAAACTCACAGAGAGAAGCAGAGAAGAGACCACCACGCACATGAGCAAGGGAATGCCACGGAAAACGGAGGCACCTGTAAGGAAAGAAAAAGTAGTACAGAAAGAGAAGGAAGGGGAGGTGAAGAAAGAAGAGGATGAGGGCTTCGGAGAAGTAGTGAATGATGGATTCTCAGACATGGAGCCCGCTGTGAGCTACTGTGGAGATGGATGGCATTCTGTCTGCAACTTCTTTGTCAAGTTTTTGGATGgttaaaaagagaaacatctgCTATCATTGCTTTCTCTGACCCAGGGGAGGATAATAATGTTGTTGCATGTGGAAAAGACCGAAAAACAAACATGTCGGGTGTCAAAAATACGTCTAAGCAAAAGTTCATCATCTAGTTCGACATCATGGATAAAAAAATCCTGTTGAGAAGAGGAAGACAAATAGGCAAAGTAGTTTATGTATAATATTTAACAAACACACTAATCAAAATAACTATGATCTTACAATTAATtactttatactgtatatattcgaAATAAACCTGATTGAACTTTTTATagatattaataattgtattttgtatTCGTAAATATACTCATTATAAAAATTGTTGTATATGACTATTGCAAATAATATTCAGATCAATAAAAAACAgatttaatgaattaaatatgtatatattcttAAAAGcaaaactgtataaatatattacaaaataaataattccatCATTCATCACTTATAGATCGCAGTGCTTATAGGTGTTTGTCAGTGAGTATGTTGTATTCAGACAGCAGTGGTTTTATCTGCTGTGCACTCAGCATCAGTAGTCAGCCATATCAGTGGTCTAAAATGACGGTCACAGGAAAAAGAGGATCTCATGCGATAGTTCATATCGATGAAATGTACTATTCAAGGCTTTCACTTTACCCCTGGTGAGCCAATTGGACAAGAAGAGAAAAATATTGTGGGGAGAATATGGCCTTTTGTTCAGGCTTTTCTGTAGTCTCACAACTGCCTAGTGACACATTTAATAAACAAGCTGTGCAGCTAAATTTTTGGACAAAGAAGCTAGATTTAAAGTCATCTATTGAAGGCTTAGAGCATTCTGAGTCAGCCAAGCGATCAGAGATAGATTACAATATTTTGCTCATAGTCACAAATGGATTTCATCAATAGACTCAGTGGCAGGGTTAATACAGCAGATTCATCTTTTCAACTAAATGTTTGAGGAACTATATTACATAGATATCTAAAGCCCTCTGGAGTGTAGGTGTTTTAAGGATAAATGGAATCCTACTGACTTTGCTTTGTTAAAATCAACTCATCTGTAAAAGCGACTGTCATGTGTGCCAAATTGGTATCTGGCATAAAGAACGTCTGTAGTGCATGATCGGATCACCCAGAAATACACAATTTGAAATTTTCCATCTATGCTCCTGGCACCAATGTTGTCTCAACATTTAGAGACAATTGGAAAATATTATATGACTTTATGACTGTCCTAACAGCAATATTGAATAatgcttaatatatataataggaccctataaaatacattaaattttttccccccaaattctgttttattttattttttccagtttTAATTTCTCCAGactatgttttaatgtttaaattacattttattaaagcaTGCACAATGTAAcagcaatttataaaaaaaaaaaaaaaaaaaatgatggcccaataaaatacataaaaaaaaattaattaaataaatgtaaataaaaaaaattaactaattaaatttagttttatttttaccaaattctgttttccattctttttctggattacattttttaaaaataatttaaaaattctggtaaatattttcttctggtaaatattccttaaaaataatgttttaataataattttattagtagtagAAGGCTTAGCATTACATGAAGTAATATACCTCCgtcacagtttcttcaagttaaaccaaacaaATGTTGATGGATTCCTGTGAAGACATTTAATTTCTGTTTGTATATGCTatgatgaaatacattttttatgacaaaaatttttttaaatgctcatgaagtgactcagaagTTTTAACAATGCACCTAAAAATACTGAATGGAGTCATTAAGTAAAACTGAAAAGAATTTGATCAAATTTCTTTGTGAATTGAATCGATTGGTTCTGAATTTGTAAAAATCGTTCCTTATTCAATACACAACTTCTCAAAGATTGTGCTCTTGAGTCTGAACTAGCAACAATGAATTGCATTTACTGTCAAGGCCAACATGATAGACATGTTTAGAGAAAGACTTTTCAGTGATTCTCTTTTCTCACTACAAAAACAGCTGTCTcaccaagagagagagagagaaaaaaaatatttatttaaaagaactaATCCCCCTTTTTTCTCAGCCATGAAAAAGCACTAAATAGTGTGTGGGTtctgttgtgtgtatgtgtgtgtttgcctcTGCAGGGGGTTTGAACATATTTGTTTGAGATTATTGGTAAACAACTAGGTTGATCTCATGTGTGAATGGTAAATGACTTTAAATTCCACAATATTAATCAGTCTTCAGACAAGCAATATGAACAAGCATTATGTATGTGAGAGGGATACCTGAGTCAAGACCTTCAGTCTCCTTCAATCCTCTTTTTAGATTTATCTTACTGTTTCGACTTTAGATTAAACCATGTAGCCCactgtttgttttgttaatttaCTACATGCAGAACATGACACTTTGGGTTGAAAGTGGCCATCAAACTCTCTCCAGAGAAAAGAGAGAAGAGGAAAGCAGTGTCTGAGTATAACTAAAAAAAAGTAGCAGACCTACTAACCTTTTCCACATGAGACGGAAATTGTTAGATTGAGTCCCTGGCGTTGTGAAGGCACCTAATTTGCTGTAACTAGATAAGTAGCATGAGATTCTCATAGTAGTAAAGATTTTACAGGAACAAACTAAGGTTTCCGACCAATACAGTTGTGTAAGACGAGCAAACTCAgtattg harbors:
- the LOC132113215 gene encoding fibroblast growth factor-binding protein 1-like, yielding MGGQSLLFIFSLIFLIPSFSEAKKKSKQPSDAVTGSESKAVNPALGSGQLSTKDGHRCTWETLERGANILLQVSCTVPNEEGLGPHYTCQFAGKPQECSVYSTQSSQYWKQVVSKLKKRKNACEGEKVLKTRLCKKAPSASHMKLTERSREETTTHMSKGMPRKTEAPVRKEKVVQKEKEGEVKKEEDEGFGEVVNDGFSDMEPAVSYCGDGWHSVCNFFVKFLDG